A part of Chanos chanos chromosome 9, fChaCha1.1, whole genome shotgun sequence genomic DNA contains:
- the tm6sf2b gene encoding transmembrane 6 superfamily member 2: MGFPREICVFLFSLTALVVLYTMNNVPAFQEPMVILEIGVAVLVAVFLLVYLAVCHNPPKDPLFYVFAEFSFTCVIDLTSALEYDGFVSGFMEFYRKTGEPYLGTAYAIMMCYWDGIAHFIMYLVMVRRMSRRKPYRTLGIFWAGSLFSNMVVFVPGIVIGKYGSEIRPAFWLNMPFLLVPMWGAISLFQRPRQLLMVGASKVEREQRKALVWRPLDLLFVIYLLWAVAFTVFRGLVVLGCPLEFCSAYLNEYEPYLKDPVGYPKVMMLLFLFHALPLLSSFAYGLTVPGCTWMLDWTVFFAGAMAQTQWSHIGASLHPRTAAQYHIPEAAMVPVLLMNLLFALGPTALALRCTRDPAFFMTSASAGQANHEKKLN, from the exons ATGGGATTTCCGCGAGAAATATGCGTTTTCCTGTTCTCACTGACTGCCCTTGTGGTCCTTTACACAATGAACAACGTCCCAGCTTTTCAAGA gCCCATGGTTATTCTGGAAATCGGAGTAGCAGTTCTGGTGGCCGTTTTCCTCCTGGTCTACTTGGCTGTCTGCCACAACCCACCGAAAGACCCTCTGTTTTATG TGTTTGCTGAGTTTTCTTTCACATGCGTGATTGACTTGACCAGTGCTTTGGAGTACGATGGCTTCGTCTCTGGTTTCATGGAGTTTTACCGGAAGACG GGGGAGCCGTATCTGGGCACGGCCTATGCCATAATGATGTGTTACTGGGATGGAATCGCTCACTTCATCATGTATCTTGTGATGGTGCGTCGCATGTCCAGGAG GAAGCCGTACCGCACTTTGGGAATCTTCTGGGCTGGATCTCTGTTTTCCAACATGGTCGTCTTTGTTCCGGGAATCGTGATTG GAAAATATGGTTCGGAAATTCGTCCTGCCTTCTGGCTCAACATGCCGTTCCTCCTGGTGCCAATGTGGGGCGCCATTTCCCTGTTCCAGAGGCCAAGGCAACTCCTGATGGTGGGGGCGTCTAAG GTGGAGCGTGAGCAGCGGAAAGCTCTGGTTTGGCGTCCTCTCGACCTGCTTTTCGTCATCTACCTTCTCTGGGCCGTGGCGTTCACCGTCTTCAGAGGTCTG gTCGTTCTCGGCTGTCCTCTGGAGTTCTGCTCTGCGTACCTGAATGAATACGAGCCCTATCTAAAGGATCCGGTCGGCTACCCCAAGGTTATG ATGCTGCTTTTCTTGTTCCACGCCCTGCCCCTGCTCAGTTCATTTGCATACGGACTCACGGTACCTGGCTGCACGTGGATGctggactggactgtgttctttGCTGGAGCAATGGCTCAG ACTCAGTGGTCTCACATTGGGGCCTCTCTGCACCCCCGAACTGCTGCCCAGTACCACATCCCAGAGGCTGCAATGGTCCCAGTCCTCCTGATGAACCTGCTGTTTGCCCTGGGGCCAACCGCGCTGGCTCTGCGCTGCACCCGAGACCCCGCCTTCTTTATGACATCAGCGTCAGCAGGCCAGGCCAATCACGAGAAGAAACTGAATTAA